From Draconibacterium halophilum, one genomic window encodes:
- a CDS encoding glycoside hydrolase family 43 protein, which yields MKKKVFKINLTSQLTVLAMLFAIVASGAQPTKKSASFKAPVFSNFVYQGDDDVYKNYPLEDGEFYSPILQGCYPDPAITRKGDDYYLVCSSFAMFPGVPIFHSKDLVNWTDLGGVLDNPETFDTHDCGISAGVYAPGITYNPYNDTFYMITTAFTGGLNNIVVKTKDPKKGWGDPIKVSFGGIDPSIFFDDDGKAYVVHNDAPERGKELYNGHRVIKIWEYDLEKDNVIPGTDKVIVDGGVDLSKKPIWIEAPHLYKKDGKYYLICAEGGTGGWHSEVIFKSDSPTGPFIPAPSNPILTQRHFPKERENKVDWAGHADIIEGPNGEWYGVFLAVRPNEEQRVNTGRETFILPVDWSGEFPVFVNGLVPMEPKIDMPKGVENKTGKYGFFPNGNFTYNEDFSSEDLDKRWIGLRGPREAFIQKTKGGIQINPFEANVKEVKPTSTLFYRQMHNSFSYAATLDYTPESEKDLAGIVALQSENANYVFGVTKKGDDYVLVLQRNFKRRFRGEMDSKVIASTKIDISKPVRLQVSAKGDKYEFSYAVDDADFVNLGGTVSGDILSTDVAGGFTGCLLGLYATSANDALPE from the coding sequence ATGAAGAAAAAAGTTTTTAAAATCAATTTAACTTCTCAGCTAACCGTTTTAGCTATGTTGTTTGCTATTGTTGCAAGTGGTGCTCAGCCAACAAAAAAAAGCGCTAGTTTCAAAGCTCCTGTGTTCTCCAACTTTGTCTATCAGGGCGATGATGATGTGTATAAAAACTACCCGCTTGAAGATGGCGAATTTTACAGCCCTATTTTGCAAGGCTGTTACCCCGATCCGGCAATTACCCGCAAAGGCGATGATTATTATCTGGTTTGTTCATCGTTTGCCATGTTCCCCGGAGTTCCCATTTTTCATTCAAAAGACCTGGTAAACTGGACCGATCTGGGAGGCGTACTTGATAATCCCGAAACATTCGACACACACGATTGTGGCATTAGTGCAGGTGTTTATGCTCCCGGGATTACTTACAACCCGTATAACGATACTTTTTACATGATTACCACCGCATTTACCGGCGGTTTGAACAATATTGTCGTTAAAACGAAAGATCCCAAAAAAGGATGGGGCGATCCCATTAAAGTAAGTTTTGGAGGAATCGATCCTTCCATTTTTTTCGATGATGACGGAAAAGCTTATGTGGTACACAATGATGCTCCGGAGCGCGGAAAAGAGTTGTACAACGGGCACCGTGTCATTAAAATATGGGAATACGATCTGGAGAAAGACAATGTAATTCCCGGAACCGATAAAGTAATAGTAGACGGTGGTGTTGATTTGTCGAAAAAACCAATCTGGATTGAGGCACCACACCTGTACAAAAAAGATGGAAAATACTACCTGATTTGTGCCGAAGGTGGAACAGGCGGCTGGCACAGCGAAGTTATTTTTAAAAGCGACAGCCCAACCGGACCATTTATTCCGGCTCCAAGCAATCCGATTTTAACACAGCGACACTTTCCAAAAGAAAGAGAAAATAAAGTGGATTGGGCAGGTCATGCCGATATTATTGAAGGACCAAACGGTGAGTGGTACGGTGTTTTTCTGGCAGTTCGTCCGAACGAAGAGCAACGCGTAAATACCGGCCGCGAAACCTTTATTTTGCCGGTCGACTGGTCGGGAGAATTCCCGGTGTTTGTTAACGGACTTGTTCCAATGGAACCAAAAATTGATATGCCTAAAGGTGTAGAGAATAAAACAGGTAAGTATGGCTTTTTCCCAAATGGAAACTTTACTTATAACGAAGATTTTTCGTCTGAAGATTTGGATAAGCGCTGGATTGGCCTGCGCGGACCACGTGAAGCTTTCATTCAAAAAACAAAAGGAGGTATTCAGATAAATCCATTTGAAGCCAATGTAAAAGAAGTAAAACCAACGTCAACATTGTTTTATCGTCAAATGCATAACAGCTTTTCGTATGCTGCTACCCTGGATTATACGCCGGAATCAGAGAAAGATCTGGCAGGAATTGTGGCACTGCAAAGTGAAAATGCAAACTATGTATTTGGTGTTACCAAAAAAGGCGATGACTATGTATTGGTTTTACAACGCAATTTTAAACGACGTTTCCGTGGCGAAATGGACTCAAAAGTAATTGCCAGCACAAAAATCGATATCAGCAAGCCGGTGCGTTTGCAGGTTTCGGCAAAAGGAGATAAGTATGAGTTTTCTTATGCTGTTGATGATGCCGATTTTGTAAACCTTGGAGGAACAGTTTCAGGCGATATTCTTTCTACGGATGTAGCAGGTGGTTTTACAGGTTGTTTACTGGGACTGTATGCAACTTCAGCCAACGATGCGCTACCTGAATAG
- a CDS encoding glycoside hydrolase family 43 protein — protein sequence MKTKFSLVLFIALFLATVGYAQNPIIQTYYTADPAPMVYDGTVYLYTSHDEDSTVNNFFTMYDWRCYSSTDMVNWTDHGAVASLKSFAWLDKTNGAWAPQCIERNGKFYLYVPIHGEGVSVLVADSPTGPFTDPLGKRLIETDHIWQDIDPTVYVDDDGQAYLYWGNPKLWYVKLNEDMISYDHSIGQNGVVSTEMNTEAFGSHNGRDGKPGPSYTEGPWFYKRNNLYYMVYAAAGIPEYIAYSTSISPEGPWSYKGFVMERAPHLAFTNHSGIIDFKGNSYFFYHSQELSGGEGFKRSTCVEQFEYNPNGTIPVIKPTKEGVTTSVENLNPFKRVEAETIAWSEGLKTKSDEKVGVYVSNIDNNDFIKIRSVDLGKGAKKFAANVATAKSGSIEIRIDEKDGELLGVLSVTGTGGEQNWKTLSTKIKEAKGVHDVYLVFKGEDKDLFNFDWWQLK from the coding sequence ATGAAAACAAAATTTAGCCTGGTTTTATTCATCGCATTGTTTCTCGCAACGGTGGGCTACGCACAAAACCCCATAATTCAAACTTATTACACTGCCGATCCGGCACCAATGGTATACGACGGTACGGTATATCTTTATACGAGTCACGACGAGGATTCAACAGTAAATAACTTTTTTACCATGTACGACTGGCGTTGTTACTCGTCAACTGATATGGTGAACTGGACCGATCATGGTGCAGTGGCTTCGCTGAAAAGTTTTGCGTGGCTCGATAAAACAAATGGCGCATGGGCACCACAGTGCATCGAGCGAAACGGAAAATTTTACCTCTATGTTCCTATACACGGAGAAGGCGTTTCGGTATTGGTTGCCGATTCTCCAACCGGTCCGTTTACCGACCCGCTCGGAAAACGTTTGATCGAAACAGATCACATCTGGCAGGACATTGATCCTACCGTGTATGTCGACGATGATGGTCAGGCGTATTTGTACTGGGGAAACCCAAAGTTGTGGTACGTGAAGTTAAACGAAGATATGATTTCATACGACCATAGTATCGGGCAAAACGGAGTTGTTTCAACAGAAATGAATACAGAAGCTTTTGGTTCGCACAACGGTCGCGATGGTAAACCCGGTCCTTCTTATACCGAAGGCCCCTGGTTTTACAAACGCAATAATCTGTACTACATGGTTTATGCCGCTGCCGGTATTCCCGAGTACATTGCCTACTCAACTTCAATATCGCCTGAAGGACCATGGTCCTACAAAGGATTTGTTATGGAAAGAGCGCCACACCTGGCTTTTACAAACCATTCAGGAATTATTGACTTTAAAGGAAACTCTTATTTTTTCTATCACAGCCAGGAATTATCGGGTGGCGAAGGATTTAAACGATCAACTTGTGTGGAACAGTTTGAATACAATCCCAACGGGACCATTCCTGTAATTAAACCTACAAAGGAAGGCGTAACTACAAGTGTTGAAAATCTGAATCCGTTTAAACGTGTTGAAGCAGAAACCATTGCCTGGTCGGAAGGACTGAAAACAAAATCGGATGAAAAGGTTGGAGTTTATGTAAGCAATATCGATAACAACGATTTTATAAAAATACGAAGCGTTGATTTGGGCAAAGGAGCTAAGAAGTTTGCCGCAAATGTTGCTACCGCAAAATCAGGAAGTATCGAAATTCGTATCGATGAAAAAGACGGTGAATTATTAGGAGTTCTTTCTGTTACAGGCACCGGAGGAGAACAGAACTGGAAAACACTTTCAACCAAAATAAAGGAGGCCAAAGGTGTTCACGATGTTTACCTGGTTTTCAAGGGAGAAGACAAAGACTTATTCAATTTTGATTGGTGGCAATTAAAATAA